One window of Candidatus Abyssobacteria bacterium SURF_5 genomic DNA carries:
- a CDS encoding TetR/AcrR family transcriptional regulator yields MTAKTKQLRQEKPEKYAQIIEAATREFSSKGFEQGNVNTIAEDLGIGKGTLYNYIESKEALFLETIRWSAAKLTAFVKEEIRAHDDPLEKLRAFILADFRFMDENPHSYQLIASVFYGANVIYGKDSRFAEAVQEAYWEFLELLGEIISSVIRESGAKVGDLDAKIFMVFGLIESLLLYSVVRKISQPDRKKDADRVVRLLLEGICA; encoded by the coding sequence ATGACTGCAAAGACCAAACAACTCAGACAAGAAAAACCAGAGAAATACGCACAGATCATCGAGGCCGCCACCCGCGAGTTCTCCTCGAAGGGATTTGAGCAGGGAAACGTCAACACGATTGCCGAGGACCTCGGAATCGGCAAGGGAACCTTGTACAACTATATTGAGAGCAAGGAGGCTCTCTTCCTGGAGACCATCCGGTGGAGCGCCGCAAAGCTAACCGCTTTTGTGAAAGAAGAAATACGCGCCCACGACGACCCATTAGAAAAGCTGCGGGCATTTATCCTTGCTGACTTCCGGTTCATGGACGAAAACCCGCATTCGTATCAACTCATAGCCAGTGTGTTCTATGGCGCCAATGTGATATACGGAAAAGACTCAAGGTTTGCTGAGGCGGTACAGGAAGCCTATTGGGAATTTCTTGAACTCCTGGGAGAAATCATTTCGTCTGTTATCAGGGAGAGCGGTGCGAAAGTCGGAGACCTTGACGCCAAGATATTCATGGTGTTCGGCTTGATCGAATCGCTGTTGTTGTATTCGGTCGTTCGAAAAATTTCGCAGCCGGACAGAAAAAAGGACGCCGACAGGGTCGTGAGGCTCCTTCTCGAGGGCATTTGCGCTTGA